The window ATATTTCAAAACAGATGTTGACACGCGCGGAATGTTGTGCTAATATTTCATCACTCCGGCAGCGCCTCAAAACGCGGCCAAGTGGCAAGATAAAATTGCCCCCGGCTTCATGGGAAGAAACATGAGGCCAGGAAACATTTTTTGTTCTTTGACAATTCGGTTTTTGCAAGCGAATGGGCGCCCTACTTTTCCCCCCGGAAAAGAGGGCGTAAGGAATTATTAGGTGTGTTGGATTGCGGCATCAGAGCATCGACGTCGCAATCCTACAAGAGCAAAGAAGAGTCAATTCTTCTTCATTTTTGATGCAAGCGGAAGTAGCGAGGGTCTTACCCCCGCCAAAACGCCCAAATTTAAATGGAGAGTTTGATCCTGGCTCAGAATTAACGCTGGCAGAGTGCATAACACATGCAAGTCGAGCGAGACTAGTAGCAATACTAGTCTAGCGGCAGACGAGTGAGTAACACGTAAACAATCTACCCTTGAATGGCGAATAACCAATCGAAAGGCTGGCTAATACGCCGTACTCTCCCTTGAAGGCATCTTCGAGGGAGGAGAGATCCGCAAGGATCGTTCTTGGAGGAGTTTGCGGCCCATCAGCTAGTTGGCGGTGTAATAGACCACCAAGGCTACGACGGGTACCCGGCCTGAAAGGGCGGACGGGCACGATGGCACTGAGACACGGGCCATACTCCTACGGGAGGCAGCAGTGGGGAATTTTGGACAATGGGCGAAAGCCTGATCCAGCAACTCTGCGTGAGGGACGAAGGTCTTCGGATCGTAAACCTCTTTTACATGGGAAGAATGGCAGCAATGCCTCGACGGTACCATGTGAATAAGCCACGGCTAACTATGTGCCAGCAGCCGCGGTAAGACATAGGTGGCAAGCGTTATTCGGAATTACTAGGCGTAAAGCGAGTGTAGGCGGACGATTAAGTCCGATGTTAAATCTCCAGGCTTAACTTGGAGTCGCATCGGATACTGGTCGCCTCGAGTGGGGTAGGGGGCAGCGGAATTCCCGGTGTAGCGGTGAAATGCGTAGATATCGGGAGGAACACCTATGGCGAAAGCAGCTGCCTGGGCCTTTACTGACGCTAAGACTCGAAAGCTGGGGGAGCAAACAGGATTAGATACCCTGGTAGTCCCAGCTGTAAACGATGGTCACTAGATGTGGGAGGTATCGACCCCTTCCGTGTCGTCGCTAACGCTTTAAGTGACCCGCCTGGGGAGTACGGCCGCAAGGTTAAAACTCAAAGGAATTGACGGGGGCCCGCACAAGCGGTGGAGCATGTGGTTTAATTCGACGCTACGCGAAGAACCTTACCTGGGCTCGAACGACTGGTAGTAGTCCGATTGAAAGATTGGGCGACCCGCAAGGGAGCCAGCCGAGGTGCTGCATGGCTGTCGTCAGCTCGTGTCGTGAGATGTTGGGTTAAGTCCCGCAACGAGCGCAACCCCTATCCTGTGTTGCTACCCGCAAGGGAGGACTCTCAGGAGACTGCCGCGGATAACGTGGAGGAAGGTGGGGATGACGTCAAGTCCTCATGGCCTTTATGTCCAGGGCTCCACACGTGCTACAATGGCGTACCCAGTGGGAAGCGAAACCGCAAGGTGGAGCAAATCCTCAAAGTACGCCTCAGTTCGGATCGGGGGCTGCAACTCGCCCCCGTGAAGGTGGAATCGCTAGTAATCGCTGATCAGCAGGCAGCGGTGAATACGTTCCCGGGCCTTGTACACACCGCCCGTCACACCACGAAAGCCCATTGCAACCGAAATTACCGCTTGCCGGTAATGAAATTGTGATTGGTGATTGGGGTGAAGTCGTAACAAGGTAGCCGTACGGGAACGTGCGGCTGGATCACCTCCTTTCCATTCATTTCCTCGATTCGTCGAGGAGCTGATAGGTCGAACCCTTAACGGCTCGATAGACGCGTCGCAAGACGCGGGCCGTTTTCGAGAAACGTTGTGGGGCGCTCATTGGCTTGCAAAACCGTAATTGTATCGTCTTAGTGCACCGCCGGGCTCGTAGCTCAGGGGTAGAGCACACGCTTGATAAGCGTGGGGTCGGAGGTTCGAAACCTCCCGGGCCCAATTTTTTGTTTGGGCCCTTAGCTCAGCTGGGAGAGCGCCTGCTTTGCAAGCAGGAGGTCGCCGGTTCAATCCCGGCAGGGTCCACATCGCGCCGAAAGGCGCGCCGCGTGTCTTCACTAAGACAAAAACCGATTTTCTTTGACAACTCATCCGGATCTGCGAACGCACGCAGCCACGACAAGCCCCTGACGGGGCGTGGCTCGGAGCCGAGCGGAGAAAAAAGCAAATTAAGTAACGAGTTAAGTAAGCGTCTTACACGCACAAGGTTTCGTATTGACCAAAGCCTTGTGCGATAGAAGAATATGGTCAAGATAAAAAGTGTGTGTGGTGGATGCCTAGGCGTTAGAAGTCTATGAAGGACGTGGCTAGCTGCGATAAGCCCCGGGGAGCCGCTAACAGGCTTTGATCCGAGGATCTCCGAATCGGGAAACCGGTCCAGTCGAAAGACTGGACATGTGGACGTAAAGGCCCGGCCGTCAGGTCGGGAGATAGCGTTCTCAAGACAACGCGGGGAAGTGAAACATCTCAGTACCCGCAGGAAAAGAAATCAACAGAGATTCCCCTAGTAGTGGCGAGCGAACGGGGAATAGCCCAAACCGATGCGGCATGCCGTGTCGGGGTTGCAGGGCTCGTCCGGTGTAGAACCGGGGAGTTACCAAACGTCGGATAGGAGAACGGTCCTGGAAAGGCCGGCCATAGCGGGTGACAGCCCCGTATCCGAAATCTAGACGACTCCTGACGAGTTCCTAAGTACCACGGGACACGTGAAATCCCGTGGGAATCCGGGGGGACCACCCTCCAAGGCTAAATACTCTCTAACGACCGATAGTGAACCAGTACCGCGAGGGAAAGGCGAAAAGAACCCCTGATGGGGAGTGAAAAAGAACCTGAAACCGCACACATACAAGCTCTACGAGTCCTATGATACGCTTCGGCGTATAATGGATGAGTAGGTGCCTGTTGAAGAATGACCCGGCGAGTTAATGAGTGGAGCGAGGTTAAGGGGCCCGTGAAAGCGTGCTCCGCAGCCGTAGCGAAAGCGAGTCTGAAAGGGCGTCAGTTCCATTCATTAGACCCGAAGCCAAGTGATCTAACCATGGCCAGAGTGAAGGTGGAGTAAAATCCACTGGAGGCTCGGAGTGTTAAACGTTGAAAAGTTTCTACATGAGCTGTGGTTAGGGGTGAAAGGCTAATCGAACTTGGTGATAGCTGGTTCTCTCCGAAATAGCTTTAGGGCTAGCGTCCGCCGTTAAATCACGGGGGTAGAGCACTGGTAGATGTAGCGAGAGCAACCCTCTTTGCGAAGTCTGTCAAACTCCGAATACCGTGGTGTACTAGCGGGCAGTCAGTTCGTGGGGGATAAGCTCCACGTGCAAGAGGGGAACAACCCAGAACGTCGATCTAGGTCCCAAAGTGTATGCTAAGTGGAAAACGCTGTGGATTTGCATAAACAGCCAGGAGGTTGGCTTAGAAGCAGCCACCCTTTAAAGAGTGCGTAACAGCTCACTGGTCTAGCGAATCTGCGCGGAAAATGACACGGGGCTCAAGCATACCACCGCAATCGCGTCTGCTGCAGGTCCTCCGGGATCTGTAGCGGGGTAGGAGAGCGTTCCTGGCGCAGTGAAGGCATACCGTGAGGAGTGCTGGAGCGCCAAGAAGTGAGGATGTCGGGATAAGTAGCGAGAAACAATGTGAGAATCATTGTCGCCGAAAACCTAAGGTTTCCTAGAACAATGTTCGTCAGTTCAGGGTTAGTCGGGCCTAAGCCGAGGCTGAAAAGCGTAGGCGATGGACATCCGGTTAAAATTCCGGAACCAGGTTTTGGACGTCAGTGTAAGCGGTGACGCAGAAAGGTAAGGGATCCCGTCCGATGGATGGCGGGCTAAATGCGTAGGGGTGTTCCTCTAGTAAAGTACGGAGGGGCGTTAACCTGAAACATGAATGCGAGCTCCGGGCGACCGGAGCGAAGTCTCCCAACTACGCTGCCAAGAAAACCCGCGTATACTGTCCAGAATCTGCCCGTACCGTAAACCGACACAGGTGGGTGGGGTGAAAATCCTAAGGCGCGCGAGTGAGACTTGGTTAAGGAACTAGGCAAAATTATCCCGTAACTTCGGAAGAAGGGATGCTGCTTGTTAACTCAAGCAGCCGCAGTGAAAGGGGCATCGTGACTGTTTAACAAAAACACAGGACTCTGCTGAAATCGCAAGATGATGTATAGGGTCTGACTCCTGCCCGGTGCTGGAAGGTCAAGGGGAGTGGTTAGCCGCAAGGCGAAGCTACGAACTCAAGCCCCAGTAAACGGCGGCGGTAACTATAACCGTCCTAAGGTAGCGAAATTCCTTGTCGGGTAAGTTCCGACCTGCACGAATGGAGTAACAAAGATGCCGCTGTCTCAACCAAGTGCTCGGCGAAATTGTGGTACGAGTGAAGACGCTCGTTACGCGTGGTTAGACGAAAAGACCCCGTGGAGCTTTACTGTAACTTGTCATTGTGTTATGGATTTAATTGCGTAGAATAGCTGGGAGCCTTTGATGCAGGGGTTGTGGCCCTTGTTGAGGCGCAATGTGAAATACCAGCCTATCGAATCTGTGACACTAACCTACGGCCGTAATCCGGCCTAGGGACCGTGACAGGCGGGCAGTTTGACTGGGGCGGTCGCCTCCTAAACGGTAACGGAGGCGTTCCAAGGTTCGCTCAGGGCGCATAGTAATCGCCCAAAGAGTGCATTGGCAGAAGCGAGCTTGACTGCAAGGCCTACAAGCCGGGCAGGGACGAAAGTCGGACAAAGTGATCCGGTGGTACCTCGTGGGAGGGCCATCGCTCAACGGATAAAAGCTACCCCGGGGATAACAGGCTGATCTGGTCCAAGAGTTCACATCGACGACCAGGTTTGGCACCTCGATGTCGGCTCATCGCATCCTCCCGCTGGAGCAGGTGGGAAGGGTTGGGCTGTTCGCCCATTAAAGCGGTACGTGAGCTGGGTTCAGTACGTCGTGAGACAGTACGGTCTCTATCTACCATGCGCGTTAGGAAACTTGAGAGGAGCTGTCCCTAGTACGAGAGGACCGGGATGGACGAACCGCCTGTATGCCAGTTATCCCGCCAGGGGTATCGCTGGGTAGCGGTGTTCGGAAGGGATAAACGCTGAAAGCATCTAAGCGTGAAACCCTCCTCAAGATAAGGTTTCCCGGGTCGCAAGACCCCCGAAGGACGCAGGAAGACTACCTGCTTGATAGGCTGCGAGTGTAAGGGCCGCGAGGTCTTAAGCGAAGCAGTACTAATCGTCCGAGAGTCTTGGCCGTATTCTTCGATCAGGCGGGAGGGCATAAGGCCTTCCCCCGTGTGAAGATTGTTTACTTTCACTCGACTTAATTTGCTATAATGCACATGGAGTTCATCCCGAATGGAAACCGGGGTGATGGCGTCGCTATGCGTCGTTCAACCAGACTCCCGCCGGCTCCGCAAGGGGCCAAAGATTCAAGAGGTTTGTGAGATCGGTGATATTTCCGGCAGGGATACACCCGTTCCCATTCCGAACACGGCCGTTAAGCCTGCCAGGGCCGATGGTACTAACGCCCAACTCGGCGTTGGGAGAGTAGGTCGTCGCCGGTCTCATCAACCTCTTGAATCATCTCGTGAAGAACAGTCTCGCAGTCCGTCGCGCGATCTTGTCCATGGTCATGGCGTTCGCGGCCCTTCCGGCCGCGGCGCAGATCTCGGGCTTGACCGCGCGCCAGTCGTCGAGAGGCTCTTTGAAATTCCTGGCTTACTACCAGGGCGTCGCTGACCAGGACCTCAATTTCTCGGTCAGCAATTCAGGCGTTTGCACCGCGGCACCGCCCAACGGCGGCGTGGCGTTCCCATGCAATAGCTCGGCGGACATCGAGGCGAAAGGCTCGGGCGGCGCCGGCATGTTCAAGATAGCCTGGCAGGCCGCGGAACGCTTCCAGTTGTACGCGCACGTCGGCACGGGAGACTACAGCATCAAGGTCCCCTCGACCACCGCGGAAAACACCATTTCGGGCGACAAGCTCGGCATCATCTATGGCGCGGGCCTCAAAGCCTCAATCGTCCCCGATACGATCGTCAACCCGGCGATCGCGCTGGATCTCAACATCACGAGATCGCATTACAATTTCAATCGCATCACCCCGGGGGGGACTCCGGGCATCAATAACGGTTTCAGCCAGCGTTTGGAGCTGATGACGTATCAGGTCGCCGTCGAGACGAGCCACCTGTTCGAGATCGACTCGAACTGGAAGCTCGAGCCTTACGGCGGCGTGAAATGGACGAGAGTCCAGGCCGATCTGAAGGATCTCGCCGGCGGCGGCCACTCCGGCGGGCAGAAGGACACGGGAACGCCGTTCTTGGGCCTCAGGGTTCCCGCCGAGGATCGCATCGCCTTCTTCGGAGAGGCTTCGTTCGTCGATGGGCTTCACTACGGCGGCGGGTTGGAACTCAGATTTAAGTAGCCAGAGGAATTTTAGATGAAACTCACGAAGCAGCAGAAGATCGAGTCGTCGAAGGTGCTCGCCGAGAAGCTCAAGGCGGCGCCCCATCTCTTTTTCACCGAGTTTCAGGGCATGAAGTTCGTGGAGCTCGACGAGCTCCGCATGCAGCTCAAGCCCCTGAAGTGCCGCCACGCCGTCGTCAAGAGCTCGCTGATCAAGTACGCGCTCAAGAACGCCGGCATCGACGGCGTCGACGCGAAGATGCTCAAGGGCCCGGTCGGCCTGATCGTGGCGGACAACGACGATCCCGTCTCGCCCGCGAAGGTCCTCGCGACCCTCGGCAAAAAGTTCCCCCAGCTCAAGGTCCGCGCCGGCTTCGTCTCCCAGAAGTGGATGACGCCCGCCGACTGCGACAAGCTGTCCAAGCTGCCCTCGAAGCAGGAGCTCATGGGCAAGGTCGTCGGCCTCGTGTACGCGCTGGTCAGCCAGCCCGTCGCGATCGCCCAGGCCCCGACGCGGGACGCGGTTTTGGTCGTGAAAGCACTCGAGAACAAGCTTAAAGAATCTGGCGCGGCTGCCGCGTAACAAAAGCAGTCGGCAGTCCCCGAGAGGGGATAAAGCCTTCGCATAAGGCGCTGTCAGAAAAAGGAGAAAACGAAATGTCTACCACCAAGTTGTCGCCCGCGCAGCTCGTCGAGGCCGTCGGTCAGCTGACCGTCCTCGAGGCCGCCGAGTTCGTCAAGCTCGCCGAGGAGAAGTTCGGCGTGAAGGCCGCCGCTGCCGCCCCCGCCGCCGCCGCCGGCGGAGCCGCTCCCGCCGCTGGCGGAGCCGCCGCCGAAGCGCAGACCGAGTTCACCGTCGTCCTCGCCGGCGCCGGCACCAACAAGATCAACGTCATCAAGGTCGTTCGCGAGCTGACGGGCCTCGGCCTGAAGGAAGCGAAGGACCTCGTCGAAGCCGCTCCGAAGCCCGTGAAGGAAGGCCTCCCGAAGGCCGCCGCCGAGGAGATGAAGAAGAAGTTGGCGGAAGCGGGCGCCACCGTCGAGCTCAAGTAAGTGCCCCTGACGAGGTAAATTCCGAAAGATGAGACCGTCGCCCCCGAGAGGGGGCGACGGTCCCGTCGCTTTTTAGTCCCAAGCCTATTTCGAAGATCCGCACGGGAGAATACGCGTGAAACAGATCAAGTTCGGCAAGATTCCGGAAGCGATGGCCATGCCTGACCTCCTGGAAATGCAGACGAATTCGTTCCGTGATTTCATGCAGGAAGGCGTCGAGCCCGAGGACCGCAAGCTCCTCGGTCTGCAGGCCGCGTTCCTCGACGTTTTCCCGATCGAGTCGACCGACGGATCGATGGTCCTCGATTTCGTGCGCTACGAGTTCGCGCCGCCGCGCTTCGCGACCGCGCTCGAGGCCCAGAACCACGACTCCTCCTGGACCCGCCCGCTCAAGGCGATCCTCCGCCTCTCGTCGCGCCAGCCCTCCGGCAAGCTCAAGCAGATCGTCGAGCAGGAAGTCGTGGTCTGCGAAGTTCCGATCATGACGGCGACCGCGTCGTTCATCATCAACGGCGCCGAGCGCGTCGTCGTGTCGCAGCTGCACCGCTCGCCCGGCATCATCTTCGAAGAGGACGACGAGAAGAAGATCTCCGCTCTCGGCAAGAAGCTCTTCCTCGCGAAGATCATCCCGTACCGCGGCGCTTGGATCGAGTTCGAATTCGACCTCAACAACGTCCTGTTCGTGCGCATCGACCGCAAGAAGAAGTTCGAGGCGACCAGCTTCCTTCGCGCCTGCGGCATCGAGTCCGACGCGGACATCCTGAAGATCTTCTACCCGTACGAGACGCTCGAGGTCGGTCCCGCGACGATGGAGTCGCTGCTCCATCGCATCTCCTGCGAGGACGTCGTCGACCAGTCCACCGGCGAGGTCCTCCTCGAGGCCGGCAAGAAGGTCACGCACGAGTCCATCAAGCGCATGCTCGACAAGAAGGTCGCGAGCATCAAGGTCCTCACCGGCGACCCCGAGAAGGACGAGCCGACCATCATCGAGACCCTGCGCAAGGACAAGATCAAGTCCATCAAGGAAGCCCAGCAGGATATCTATAAAAAGTTGCGCGGCCAGGAGTTCATCGTCCCCGGGCAGGCCGAGGCCTATCTCGACAACCTGATCTTCAAGAACCTGCGCAAGTACGACCTCTCGAAGGTCGGCCGGCATAAGGTCGCCGTCAAGCTGCACCACTACCTCTGGAAGCTCGCGACGCGCCGCGACGTGACGCCCCGTCCCGACAACCGCAAGCACAAGCACTTCGCGCTGCCCGCGTTCACGCGACGCACGCTCTGCCTCGAGGACGTCATCGCGACGATGCAGCACATCATCGCCCTCAACAGCGGCGTCACGCATCTGGCCGACGGCGCGCCAAAGACGACCGCGATGCCGACCCGCGGGGCCCAGTACGAAGGCCTCGGCGAGTACAAGGCCTACTTCGCGGACTACGCGAAAAAGGCGAACGGCGAGTCGCTCGGCCAGGTCGCGCTCATCGACCTTCACGAGAAGGACGGCGACGACGACATGGACGTGACGAAGCAGGGCCTGAAGAAGGACCGCTTCTCGTTCACCGACTTCTCCGGCGCCTTCACGCAGTGGAGGGCCGCGGTCCCCAACCTCCTCGACCGCAACTTCCCGGTCAAACTCGACGACATCGACCATCTCGGCAACCGCCGCGTCCGCGGCGTCGGCGAGCTGCTCGAGAACCAGATCCGCGTGGGCCTGGCGCAGATGTCCCGCGTGATCCGCGACCGCATGTCCGTCCAGGACAAGTCGCTGCTGACGCCCCGCAACCTCCTGAACACGGCGCCGCTCGTCGGCATCATCCGGAAGTTCTTCGGAACGTCGCAGCTGTCGCAGTTCATGGACCAGATCAACCCGCTGTCGGAGATCACCCACAAGCGCCGCCTGTCGGCGCTCGGACCGGGCGGTCTTAACCGCAAGCGCGCCGGCTTCGAAGTGCGCGACGTCCACTACACGCACTACGGCCGCATCTGCCCCATCGAGACGCCCGAAGGTCCGAACATCGGCCTGATCACCTCGCTCGCGTCCTACGCGAAGATCAACGAGTTCGGCCTCATCGAGTCTCCCTACCGCAAGGTCTCCAAGGGCAAGACGACCGGCGACGTCGACTATCTGAACGCCGACGCCGAGAGCGGCATGATCGTCGCCCAGGCGAACACGCCCCTCGACAAGGACAAGATCGCCACCGACACCGTCTCCTCGCGCTCGCGCGGCGACTTCCCGGTGGTGGACCCGTCCCGCGTCGACTACATGGACATCTCGCCGATGCAGGTCATCTCGGTTTCCGCCGCGCTCGTCCCGTTCCTCGAGCACGACGACGCCAACCGCGCCCTGATGGGCGCCAACATGATGCGCCAGGCCGTCCCTCTCCTGATCCCCGAGCCGCCGCTGGTGGCGACGGGCATGGAGGAGACGGTCGCCCGCGACTCCGGCGCCTGCGTGACGGCGAAACGGCCGGGTCGAGTGATCTACTCCTCCGGCGACCTCATCGCGGTCGCCGCGGACAACGTGAAGGGCAAGGAAGAGGCGATGGACCTCTACACCCTCCGCAAGTACACGCGCTCCAACCAGGACACGTGCATCAACCAGACCACGACCGCCGAGACCGGCGCGCAGATCAAGGCCGGCGACGCGCTCGCGGACGGCTCCGCGTGCGCCCAGGGCCAGCTCGCGCTGGGACGGAACCTTCTCGTGGCCTTCATGCCGTGGGAGGGCTACAACTACGAGGACGCCATTCTCTTGTCGGAACGGCTCGTCAAAGAGGACGTCTTCACGTCGATCCACGTGTCCGAGTTCGAAGTGGAAGCGCGCGACACCAAGCTCGGACCGGAAGAGATCACCCGCGACATCCCGAACGTCGGCACCGAGGCCCTCGAGTCGCTCGACGAGACCGGCGTCGTCATCCCCTCGACCGTCGTCCGCCAGGGCGACGTGCTCGTGGGCAAGGTCACCCCGAAGGGCGAGCAGCAGCTCACCCCGGAAGAAAGACTGCTCAAGGTCATCTTCGGCAAGAAGGCCGAGGACGTGCAGGACGCCTCGCTGCGCGTTCCCCCCGGCGTGACCGGCAAGGTCATCGCCACCCGCGTGTTCGTGCGCCGCGAGAAGCTGGCGAAGGGCGAGGAGCGCAAGCGCCTCGACGCGATCCAGGAGAAGCTGGACGCCGACCTCGCGACCCTCAAGCAGCATCGCAAGGAGTCCTTCGAGGCGCTCGAGACGGTTTCCGCCTCCAAGCGCAAGGACGAGAAGGAGCGCCTCGAGCTCTTCTACGAGGCGATGGACGAGAAGCTCCGCGCCGACGCCGCCCGCGAGAAGGAGAACGTCAAGCAGGGCGACGACCTCGCGGTCACCGTCAACAAGGTGGTCAAGGTCTACCTCGCCTCCCGCCGCAAGGTCCAGGTCGGCGACAAGCTCGCCGGCCGCCACGGCAACAAGGGCATCGTCGCCAAGATCCTGCCGGAAGAGGATATGCCCTTCCTGCCGGACGGCACGCCGCTCGACGTCGTGCTCTCGCCGCTGGGCGTCCCGTCGCGCATGAACGTCGGTCAGCTGCTCGAGACGATGCTCGGCTGGGCGGGTCACACGCTCGGCGTGCAGACGATCAACCCGGTCTTCGACTCGGCCACCGAGGAGGAGATCCACGACGTGGTCCGCCAGGCGAAGAAGCACCTGCGCGACCAGGGCGTCCCCGAGAAGTATCTCCCGAGCGACGACTGCCGCATCACGCTCTACGACGGCCGCACGGGCGAGGCCTTCCACGAGAAGGTCTCCATCGGCTACATGTACATCCTCAAGCTGAACCACCTCGTCGAGGACAAGATCCACGCGCGCTCGACGGGACCTTACAGCCTCATCACGCGCCAGCCGCTCGGCGGCAAGGCGCAGTTCGGCGGCCAGCGCTTCGGCGAGATGGAAGTCTGGGCGATCGAGGGCTACGGCGCGGCGTACATGCTTCAGGAGCTCCTGACCGTCAAGTCCGACGATGTCCAGGGCCGCACGAAGATGTACGAGGCGATCATCAAGGGAGAAGCGCCCTCCCGTCCCGGCGTCCCGGAATCCTTCAAGGTTCTCGTGAAGGAACTCCAGGCGCTCGGTCTCAGCGTTGAACTTCTGAAGCTTGGCGCCAACGGCGCGGCCGAAGGGAAGGCGTCGAAGGAAGACGAGAAAGAAACGGCGGCGAGGAAATAACCCATGGCTTTCATCGCGACCCAGGATAAGAAAATCTCGCTCGGCGGGAAGAAAAAGAAGAAGTCCGATTCGCTCGACTTCTTCGATTTCGACTCGATCCGCCTCTCGATCGCCTCTCCGGAGCAGATCACGAACTGGTCCTACGGCGAGGTCAAGAAGCCGGAGACGATCAACTACCGCACGCTCAAGCCCGAGCGCGACGGTCTTTTCTGCGAGCGCATCTTCGGACCGGCTCGCGATTTCGAATGCGCCTGCGGCAAGTACCGCTGGGTGAAGTTCAAGGGCATCGTCTGCGACCGCTGCGGCGTCGAGGTGACGGAGTCCAAGGTGCGCCGCGAGCGCATGGGCCACATCGAGCTCGCCGTGCCCGTCGCCCATGTATGGTTTCTTAAGAAAACGCCGTCGCGCGTCGGGATCATCCTCGACATGAAGACCTCCGATCTCGAGCGCGTGGTGTACTACGCCCAGTACATCGTCCTCGAGGACCTCGTCGACACGTCGGGCCGCACCGTGTACAAGACCGGCGACCTGCTCAACGAGGACGAGGTCCGCAAGGCCAAGACCGAGTTCCGCTCGAAGCTCAAGGTCGACATCGGCGCGGGCGCCATCCACACCCTTCTCTCCAAGGTCAAGCCGAAGGAGGAGTCCGAGCGCATCAACGCGACCCTCGAGACCGTCACCTCCGACGCGGAGCGCACCAAGCTCATCCGCCGCCTGCGCATCCTGCAGGGCTTCATCAAGTCCGGCAACGAGCCGCAGTGGATGATCCTCACCACGCTCCCCGTGATCCCGCCCGAGCTCCGCCCGCTCGTGCCCCTCGAGGGCGGCCGCTTCGCCACCTCGGACCTCAATGACCTCTACCGGCGCATCATCAACCGCAACAACCGCCTCAAGCACATCGAGGCGCTGCGCGCGCCCGAGGTCATGATCTTTAACGAGAAGCGCCTGCTGCAGGAAGCCGTCGACGCCCTGTTCGAGAACGGCGCCCGCGGCCGCGTGGTCGTCGGCGCCGGCAACCGCCCGCTCAAGTCCCTGTCCGACATCCTCAAGGGCAAGCAGGGCCGCTTCCGCCAGAACCTGCTCGGCAAGCGCGTGGACTATTCCGGCCGCTCGGTGATCGTCGTCGGCCCGAACCTCAAGCTCAACCAGTGCGGTCTTCCCAAGGAGATGGCGCTCGAGCTGTTCCGCCCGTTCATCATCCGCGAGCTGATGAAGACCGAGAGCCTCACGCTCAAGGCCGCCAAGCGCATGTTCGAGAAGGTCCGCCCCGAGATCTGGGACATCCTGGAGTTCGTGACGAAGAACCACCCCGTCCTGCTCAACCGCGCTCCCACGCTCCACCGCCTCGGCATCCAGGCGTTCGAGCCCGTCCTGATCGAGGGCAAGGCCATCCAGCTCCATCCGCTGACCTGCGCGGCGTTCAACGCCGACTTCG of the Elusimicrobiota bacterium genome contains:
- a CDS encoding autotransporter domain-containing protein — protein: MKNSLAVRRAILSMVMAFAALPAAAQISGLTARQSSRGSLKFLAYYQGVADQDLNFSVSNSGVCTAAPPNGGVAFPCNSSADIEAKGSGGAGMFKIAWQAAERFQLYAHVGTGDYSIKVPSTTAENTISGDKLGIIYGAGLKASIVPDTIVNPAIALDLNITRSHYNFNRITPGGTPGINNGFSQRLELMTYQVAVETSHLFEIDSNWKLEPYGGVKWTRVQADLKDLAGGGHSGGQKDTGTPFLGLRVPAEDRIAFFGEASFVDGLHYGGGLELRFK
- a CDS encoding 50S ribosomal protein L10; its protein translation is MKLTKQQKIESSKVLAEKLKAAPHLFFTEFQGMKFVELDELRMQLKPLKCRHAVVKSSLIKYALKNAGIDGVDAKMLKGPVGLIVADNDDPVSPAKVLATLGKKFPQLKVRAGFVSQKWMTPADCDKLSKLPSKQELMGKVVGLVYALVSQPVAIAQAPTRDAVLVVKALENKLKESGAAAA
- the rplL gene encoding 50S ribosomal protein L7/L12 gives rise to the protein MSTTKLSPAQLVEAVGQLTVLEAAEFVKLAEEKFGVKAAAAAPAAAAGGAAPAAGGAAAEAQTEFTVVLAGAGTNKINVIKVVRELTGLGLKEAKDLVEAAPKPVKEGLPKAAAEEMKKKLAEAGATVELK
- the rpoB gene encoding DNA-directed RNA polymerase subunit beta is translated as MAMPDLLEMQTNSFRDFMQEGVEPEDRKLLGLQAAFLDVFPIESTDGSMVLDFVRYEFAPPRFATALEAQNHDSSWTRPLKAILRLSSRQPSGKLKQIVEQEVVVCEVPIMTATASFIINGAERVVVSQLHRSPGIIFEEDDEKKISALGKKLFLAKIIPYRGAWIEFEFDLNNVLFVRIDRKKKFEATSFLRACGIESDADILKIFYPYETLEVGPATMESLLHRISCEDVVDQSTGEVLLEAGKKVTHESIKRMLDKKVASIKVLTGDPEKDEPTIIETLRKDKIKSIKEAQQDIYKKLRGQEFIVPGQAEAYLDNLIFKNLRKYDLSKVGRHKVAVKLHHYLWKLATRRDVTPRPDNRKHKHFALPAFTRRTLCLEDVIATMQHIIALNSGVTHLADGAPKTTAMPTRGAQYEGLGEYKAYFADYAKKANGESLGQVALIDLHEKDGDDDMDVTKQGLKKDRFSFTDFSGAFTQWRAAVPNLLDRNFPVKLDDIDHLGNRRVRGVGELLENQIRVGLAQMSRVIRDRMSVQDKSLLTPRNLLNTAPLVGIIRKFFGTSQLSQFMDQINPLSEITHKRRLSALGPGGLNRKRAGFEVRDVHYTHYGRICPIETPEGPNIGLITSLASYAKINEFGLIESPYRKVSKGKTTGDVDYLNADAESGMIVAQANTPLDKDKIATDTVSSRSRGDFPVVDPSRVDYMDISPMQVISVSAALVPFLEHDDANRALMGANMMRQAVPLLIPEPPLVATGMEETVARDSGACVTAKRPGRVIYSSGDLIAVAADNVKGKEEAMDLYTLRKYTRSNQDTCINQTTTAETGAQIKAGDALADGSACAQGQLALGRNLLVAFMPWEGYNYEDAILLSERLVKEDVFTSIHVSEFEVEARDTKLGPEEITRDIPNVGTEALESLDETGVVIPSTVVRQGDVLVGKVTPKGEQQLTPEERLLKVIFGKKAEDVQDASLRVPPGVTGKVIATRVFVRREKLAKGEERKRLDAIQEKLDADLATLKQHRKESFEALETVSASKRKDEKERLELFYEAMDEKLRADAAREKENVKQGDDLAVTVNKVVKVYLASRRKVQVGDKLAGRHGNKGIVAKILPEEDMPFLPDGTPLDVVLSPLGVPSRMNVGQLLETMLGWAGHTLGVQTINPVFDSATEEEIHDVVRQAKKHLRDQGVPEKYLPSDDCRITLYDGRTGEAFHEKVSIGYMYILKLNHLVEDKIHARSTGPYSLITRQPLGGKAQFGGQRFGEMEVWAIEGYGAAYMLQELLTVKSDDVQGRTKMYEAIIKGEAPSRPGVPESFKVLVKELQALGLSVELLKLGANGAAEGKASKEDEKETAARK